One window of Kineococcus endophyticus genomic DNA carries:
- the pdxT gene encoding pyridoxal 5'-phosphate synthase glutaminase subunit PdxT — MSSTTSTRPTIGVLALQGDVREHVAALEAGGARAVTVRRPSELAAVDGLVLPGGESTTIDRLLRVFELRDDLRARIADGLPVYGSCAGMILLADRLLDGAQGQETLGGLDVTVRRNAFGRQVDSWEEHLPLTGVTDGGSPVDAVFIRAPWVEEAGPDVQVLGRVGSGPAAGRIVAVRQGALLATAFHPEITGDDRVHRHFVAMVQERD; from the coding sequence GTGAGCAGCACCACCTCCACCCGGCCCACCATCGGCGTCCTCGCGCTGCAGGGCGACGTCCGCGAGCACGTCGCCGCCCTCGAGGCCGGAGGCGCACGAGCCGTCACCGTCCGCCGCCCGTCCGAACTGGCCGCCGTCGACGGGCTCGTGCTCCCTGGCGGGGAGTCCACCACCATCGACCGGCTGCTGCGGGTCTTCGAGCTGCGCGACGACCTGCGCGCGCGCATCGCGGACGGCCTGCCCGTGTACGGCTCCTGCGCCGGGATGATCCTGCTGGCCGACCGCCTGCTCGACGGGGCGCAGGGCCAGGAGACCCTCGGCGGCCTCGACGTCACCGTGCGCCGCAACGCCTTCGGCCGCCAGGTGGACTCCTGGGAGGAGCACCTGCCCCTGACCGGCGTCACCGACGGCGGCTCGCCCGTGGACGCGGTCTTCATCCGCGCCCCGTGGGTCGAGGAGGCCGGACCGGACGTGCAGGTGCTCGGCCGGGTGGGCTCCGGGCCCGCCGCGGGTAGGATCGTCGCCGTGCGGCAGGGCGCTCTGCTGGCCACGGCCTTCCACCCGGAGATCACCGGGGACGACCGGGTGCACCGCCACTTCGTGGCGATGGTGCAGGAGCGGGACTGA